The window GTAGTTACCTTCTTTACAGCCAACACAGGTGGGCCACTGGGCTTTTGGTCATAATAACAAATAGTATCTGTTAACTATTAACAAAGTGGCTAGGTCTTATCTCCCTTAATCCTTAGGACACttatgttctcattttacagaggaagagatCGATtgaaaggttaagtaactggccccaaggtcacatagctggcaAATGGTAGAACCAAGCTTCCCGTTCCATATTGCCCTCCAAAGGACATCTGAGGACCCCTTCTACCCTGTAGAAGTTCCGGGAATCTGGAACTTTCTGGAACCTTCCACTGGGGATGGTGGTGttagtaattaagttttttgGTTATTTCCAGTGTTCAAGCTTATATCCCTACTTAAGCTTGGTCTCTTGAAGGTCTggctgtattttattcttttcttctatggAGGCCCTCAATCCCCCATCTTACAATACAGAGACCCTGTGTGACCAGCTCGGCCATGTCCTTCTTGGCACCCCAGAGGTATACACACACTAGCAGCTTTGTTGTGACTGTTCCTTGCTGTTGCCTCTTAGTACAACCTGGTGGCCTTATGTACAATTCAGTGAAAGCAGCTCTGTAAGGCTGGTCACAGAGCCCTGGGAACTTAACGCTGTGCCATGAGCAAGGTACCAAGGGCACAGAGGGTGCCCCCTGCCCTGATGTGACCTTTCATGGCTTTATCATAGTTCATTTCTATTTGTGTAGCCTCATGAATGTAGCCAACTCTGTATTAGTGATAATTTACTTTCTGCCCTATCTCCAGTAATGATGGTGATTTTACTCTATAGTAGATCAGTTCCCAAATAGTTATTAAGCGTGTCCTGAGTGCTGAGGACAACTTTCTGATCATCTGGCTTCGGTTCAAGGTAACATTTGGAACAGGAGCACGTCTATGAGATGTCACCGAAGAGGGAAGTGAGGAAAATTTATAGCCTCGAATGCATTTATTAGTAAAAAGACGAGATGAATGATGAATGAACTAAACATTCAActtgagaagctagaaaaagagcaagaaaagaaaagaaacaccaaGAAAAGAGCTAATCGGgcataaaggaaggaaataaggacacaaaaccaagagctgggtcTTTAAAAACACCAGTATGATGGAATGGCTAGGGACATGCCCAGACCACAGATTCTTTTGTTTGGAGGCCTTCAGAATTATTATTTCTCCCACTAAGCTTTTGGTAGTAATCGCTTGGCCAAGTGTACTAGTCATTccttgctgtgtaacaaattcaCCTCAGCATAGAGACATAAACCAGAAAGAGGTTTCTCACAGCTTCTGTGGTCAGGAATCCAGATAGGACTTTGCTGGGTCTCTATCAAGGCTGTGGTCAAGATGTTGGCGACCTCAGCCATCCTTAAGTTGGCTTAAGTTGGGGGAGAGTCACTGCCAGGCTCACTCATCAGGCTGTTGGCAAGCTTCAGATCTCCACTGGCAGTTGGCTGGAGGCATCGGTTTTTTGGTACATGGGGCTTGTCTGGAGGGCTGTTCATAACATGGCTTGTTTGCTTCCCCCAGAGCTagggcacagaaagagagagagaaagagagagaaggagagggagaaggtgaggggactgtctttttaaatgtttcttttaaaattttatttatttatttatttatttattcattcattcattcattcattcattcattagagacacacagagaggcagagacataggcagagggaggagaagcaggctccctatggggaggggagcccaatgtgggacttgatcctggaccccagggtcacacccagagccaaaggcagacgcccaaatgctgagtcacccaggtgccccttttagtGTTTCTTTTTGTAACCAGTCTTCTCATAACCTAATTTTGGAAATGACCCTCCATCACTTTTGCCCTATTCCAGTATTCTATTGGTTAGGCTTGAGCCTCTGGGGACGCCACACTTAAGGGGAATTAATATACAAGGGTGTGAACACCAGGAGGTAGGGATCAGTGGGCATCGTGACTGAGGCTCTGTGTCACACAAGGGACATCCTTCTGGAGGGCAACTATTATTCCCTTCACTAGTGAGGGCAGCAAGCGATGGGTTGGTAGACAAGGCAAGCCCTGCTACTTACTTGTTATATGGGactcttccttctccatctgaaaaatgggatcATAATAAAGATCAGCTCAAAAATTTGTTGAGTTTATTGTGATGAGGGCTGGATAAAGCGCTTTGTAAAATGTAAAGTACCCTTCAGAAGGCAGGCTTTCatcaattaatcaattaattaacttgagaaagagtgagagtgagagcacagagggagaaggagaaacagactcctgctgagcgGAGAGCCCGAGAGgaggctctatcccaagaccctgggatcatgacctgagccaaaggcagctgctccaccactgagccacccaggtgccccaggaggcaGGCATATTAAGAGAACAGGGCTGGCGATGCAAGtgttggtgattttatttttttttctttcctcccttcctcctttcctttcccccttccttcccttctttctttcttttaaaaaatctctcattgatgtaatacatacacacagaagaCTGTCCAGTTCAGAATGTGGTCTTGGGCTCCCAGCTTGAAACATTTTTCAGAAACAAGTGAACTTGTAAGTTCTTTCGACTTGGTGCACTTTCCGAAACCTTCTACAGTGAGCTAGAATTACTGCTATAATCAGAAAAATGCCACCTTTACAAGGTGTAGTTTCTGTTGATTAGGGGGTTTCTGTTTATAAAGCACTCGAAAACTCCTTATCTTGCTTGGGCTTTACCAGGGCCGTGGGAGAAAGGCCGAGAAGGGACGGATTTCCTTGTGGCTTAAAATGAGGAAATCACCCTCGTCTCGGGGCGGGCAGGGGACGGGAGGTGGTGTCCTCTGTAAGCACTGGGCAGCAAGCCACCTGTCAGCTCCTGGCCCCGAAGGGCTCTCGCAGGGCCAGCCTCCTGGCACCCCTTCCAGACCAGCCACTGCCAGCTCTGATGGAAACCACTCTGGCTCGCCAAACCAGGGCTGCAGAACAATCTCCCTTCTGGGAATCCACCCTCAGTAAGTTGTCAGGATGTGGTCAAGCTTTATATGCAAAGAGATTTAATGCCGCAGCGCTTTTAATAGCAAACATTTAGAATTAATGTAAGTCTTCAGCAGAAGGAAATTGGTCAAATAAATTTAGTCATTGAAAGGGGGAATATTTCACTGCCGTTAAAATATAGCTGTGAAATATAGATTTGTGGGCTTTGATGGTTACTGAATGAAGCAGGACAGACACCTGCATAGACAGAGGGCTGTCTATGATACAAATCCACAGAAAACCCTGAGGAGAGAAACGGGCCAGGAGAGTAAGCATGTTCCCTTCTGGTGGTAGGGTTAGGAGCTCTTGCTTcgtttcttacttttttttttctttttttttcccaaagattttatttatttattcatgagagagacacacagagaaagagagagagagagagagagaggcagagacacaagcagagggagaagcaggctccatgcagggagcccgatgtgggactcgatcccaggtctctaggattgggccctgggctgaaggcggcgttaaatggctgagccacctggactgccgcacttttttcctattcaaaaatttttaatatttttaaatttttatttatttatgatagtcacagagagagagagaggcagagacacaggcagagggagaagcaggctccatgcaccgggagcccgatgtgggatttgatcccgggactccaggatcgcgccctgggccaaaggcaggcgccaaaccactgcgccacccagggatcccctattcaaaaatttttatttattttgttttatttttatattttttcaaaaaaaattatttattgatgagagacacagagagagaggcagagacacggacagagggagaagcaggctccctgtgaggagcccgatgaggaaatcgatcccaggactccaggatcatgccctgagccaaaggcagctgctctaccactgagccacccaggtgcccccttttcttacttttttcttactGAGGATTTCGAACTGCCTGCGTGAGCCTGTCAGTTACGAAAGAGGAGCGAAGCATTTAAATCCccagtctggaaaaaaaaaaattaaaaatcaattaatcaatcaatcaatccccAGTCTGCCTTCACCTCAATCCTACTCCTTCCTTCCCTGATTTTAACAGTTTGTTATAGATTCTTCTAGATGTTTTCCCTGAATCCACCACATATTGCTTTTAAACTTACCCGTAGGATCAGAAAAGTCATGGCACGAGGGGAAAAAGCAAGACAAAAGGGCTCTCAGAATCAATCTTGACATCACAGAAAATGAGAAgcttcaaggtttttttttttttttttttttttaacagggcAAGtctctctgtttgcagatgaggaagcggGGCTCAGGACCAGGGCGGCTTGCCAAGCTCACAGGGTGTTCGTGCTGACACCCATCTGGCCTCATCCCCAGCCAGactgggctgggcagggggtggggtgcaggggagctggaggcaggaggctgggtgCAGGGAAGTCAGGAGGATGCTCTGGGTGGGGCTAGGTGTGCCCCGAGTGTGGAGCCTCCTATCTGTTCATTCTGGGTCCTGGGAGATGGGACCAAAGTCCCCATTTATGGCCTGGAGGAGTTAATGTGTAATATTCTAGAAGATAAACTGGGCAGAAGGGACCAAAGTCCCCATTTATGGCCTGGGGAGTTAATGTGTAATATTCTAGAAGATAAACTGGGCTGTGACTTGCGATCCTGAGCCCAGGCCTCCAGGAGCCTCGGAGACCTGCAGTCAGGAGCTGCCACCATGTCGGTGAGGACGCTGGCCTCCCTACTGGCCACCTCCCCATTTCCCACATCTTTGCCTGAGTAGGTGgcttggcaggggtggggggaggcgctGGAGAAAAGTGTCACcgcccttctctgggcctcagtttccctatataTATAGCGACCAAGTTGGACAGACCGCCTCCCCCTACCTCTAGCATAGatgttctcttctctctctctctctctctctctctctctctcccaccacccTGCTGCGGGGGCCCGAACCTATCGCTTCCCCTCTCTGGACTCAGTTCCTTGtttgtaatagtaataataggaGTAATAATAATCGTCAACACCtagtgagcttttttttttttttttatttgagtgagcgagagagagtgcatgtgtgtgcacaagcaggagagacagagggagaagcagactccccactgagtagggagcctgatggggctcgatcccaggaccctgggatcatggccgaagccaaaggcagacacttaaccaactgagccacccagatgcccctctcctGAGCTTCATaaagatgaagacactgaggctgggggaggaagttgcccaaggtcacaatcTGTAAACTGCAGGAGTTTGAGTGGATCCTCTTTGTGATCCCTGATTCTCTGACTTAAAACCTGGCTCTCTCATGACTGGCTGTGTGGCTTCAGACAAGTCACTCCccgtctctgggcctcagtctcctgcATTTTGTGGAACTGGATCACAGATGGCATCTGAGGATTAAGGTGTCTTAGTTTCCCGTGGCTGCTGTAACACATTCATTCTCTCACAGTTTAGGAGGCTAGAGGTCTGAACATGAGGGTCAGTAGGCCATGCTTCCTTAGAAGGTTCCAGGGGCGGATCCTTTGTtggctcttccagcttctggtggtcaTGGGCAGTCTGTGGCAGTGCTTGGCTATAGCTGCCcagctctcctctctgcctctgtcctcacaGGCGCCTTCTCCTCTGTGTATCTGTGTTTCTGGGTccacttttcccttttcttataaggacgccagtcatattggatttagggtccaccctaaagaaatcttaacttgattacatttgCAGAGACCCTATCTCCAGATAGGGCACATCCACAGGTGTTGGGTGGATGTGACTTTTTGGGAGACACCATTCAAGCCGGTACAGACAAGATGCAGGATGGGAGTGCCCCTGGCAGGGTCACCCTGTGGCAGGGACGATGCTGTCGCCACCCTCTGCCTCTCAGGGGGAGCTCTGAAACCCAGAGACTTTCCCGACCCACTTTCCCCTTCTCCATAGACAACCCCGTCCAAATCTCTTATATTAATGATGGGGGATCTCCTCCCAGCTCAGTGCCCTCGAGTGTGCAGAGGGCAAGTGTGACCTGCAGCCCTGGGAAATGGTGCTTGTGAACGGGTGCCACCGGCAGAAGGGCTCTGGGCACAGGCGCGATGAACGTCTCATGGAATGTTTCTCTGTTGGCACAGGGGAAATTTGAGGTTATGAACATGGACATGAAGTTGGGGGGAACCCTGAAGATTAAGGGCAAGATTGCTGGTGATGCTGATGGGTGAGCaaggggagatgggggagggaagcCGTCCACAGGCCTGGAACAGGCCCGGAaggtgggggcaggcagggctgccCTGTGAGATGGTCACAGAGGAGAGCGACCTCAGGCCAAAGGGGCCTTTTTTTACATCTTTGCTATGTCTCACACTCACCCACGCCCCCACTGGCTCTCCTCCTGCTAGGGACCTGCCTTCTTGTCTGAAGCTGTTTGGGGACCCTCAAAATTTCCCAGCTCATGCTATATGCTCAACTCTGTGGCCCCCAAAGACACTGAAGGGGCAGTTGGGGAAGCCCCTGGAACTTGGCCCAGCTCTCTGTGGATCAGGCGTCTCTACTGAAAGTCCCCCCACCATTACCCAGCTGACGGGGCTGAGGCCAGCCTTTCACACACGTTACACCAGAGACAGCCACCAAGGGGCGCCAAGTGGCCTCATTCGGATTCCCTCTGCTAGAAGGGACAGGGCTCACCCTCCGCTCACCCTCCGTGTCACACAGCCCAGCACCAGCCTCCCCTGTGTGCTCAGCGGTTGTAGAATTTTTGGGGACTGATATCCATTAACTTTGGGTTGAGGAGGGGCAGACTGATGTAGGGAGGGGGTAGGAGCCAAGAACAAAGCCACCCACCCCTTTCTCCTACTTGGGTTCCTCAAGTTTAAAGACATTTATGACACTGCTAGTCTGAGCCCTCCCACGGAAGGCGCCCCATTCATGACTCAGAATGTCCTACTCTCAGGGACCTTGACGGTCTCAGGCTGTACTCATCCTGTCAAGAAGTCACACAACCCCTGATTGAATACCTGTAGTGACAGGGAGCTCACCACCTAATATGACCCAACTCAGTAGATACCTAAGGACAGCAGTTCTCTCCCCCAGGATAGGTACCCCTGATCCCTGAGATTGTCCCTATCAGTTACCCTCCTGTTGAGAGCTTTAGGCCAGGTGACAAATAGAATGTGGTACTCCCCTGCAAAGCCTGACCAGGCTGTCACCTCCCTTTTCAGGCACAGGCCTCAATTAACACCTTTCTTTTGTGATTCTTTCAGCTTGTGGTCAACCAAGACCCTGCCATCCAAGCAGTTCTACCCAGGAACGGCCCCCACTCCTTACTCGTTACCCCTTTGCCCTACAGGTTTGTGATTAATCTGGGCCAGGGGTCAGATAAACTGAACCTGCATTTCAATCCACGCTTCCACGAATCCGTCATCGTCTGCAACTCAAGGGATGGCAACTGGGGGCAGGAGCAACGGGATAAGCACAtgtgcttcagcccagggtcagaggtcaaggtgaggtcaAAGGGGAAAGGTGCCTGAGGATgtcaaaagagagagagcccaGTTGGTAGGGCACCCTGGCCTTGATGCACGCTGGCCCTGATGGAGACCCCGGGAGCTGCCTGGGCTCATGTCtggggcctcctgcctccctgacGCCCTCCCTCCTACCACAGTTCACCGTGACCTTTGAGAATGACGGATTCAAGGTGAAGCTGCCAGATGGGCACCAGTTGACCTTTCCCAACAGGCTGGGCCACAGCCACCTGAGCTACCTGGGCGTGCAGGGCGGGCTGAAGGTCTCCTCCTTCAAGATAGAATAAGCAGGTAGCACCTCAGGGGGGTGAAAGACCCCCTCCCTGGTGCAGATTCCCTGTCCTGAGCTTTTACCCCGTCACACAGGATCAGCAGCCGCTGGCTTCTGTTTCCCTAccagcagccctgcccctggAACCCTACTCTCCTCCTCTAAGACTAAGAATAAACAAAAGAACCCGCCTTTGGCcagtctttctgttttctttcttttttttttttttttcagtctttctgttTTCCACACATTGTAACACTCCCAGCATCCTCATGGTACagagaaggaaattgaggcacaaggTCATAGGACTGTGAGGTGACACGCTCCCCAACACCTCTAAGCACCGCTGCTGCCTCCTTGTCCCCGATTATCACCACGGCAAGCGCCAAACTGCCCTATGGGATTACGGGGCAGGCACTACTTCCAGGCACCTGGGCCAGGGGCTGTTCCAGGAACTGGAGATAAggctcccacctgggcctcttaTCGCTGGAACATTCATTCCAGCCTGGTTATTCATTACCCCCTGCCTGGGCCTCTCCCctcagtggggagaggggcatgGGTTGGGGGCATGGTGTGATTCTTTGGTTTTCCCCATGCGTGCAAGGCTGTTGAAGCAGGTGGAGCTAACCGTGATCTCCCAGGTCCCCAAGCATCTTGCAGGACACCTTTTatcaaaaagctttttttaattGGGACCCAGAAGCAGGTCTGGGGAGCACAGGATGGTGAGACTCCTCCCCCTGTGAGGTCACACCTGACTTTTCTCTGAGACTTCCGGGATAAATCAGGGCTCAGGGTTGGAATATCGGGGAAGCAGCCTTGGCAGGGACTAGGGCTCTCGGGGATGTAGCAGGGACCCTCCTGGGGGCAGCTCTAGGATGAGCTGGGGCAGGCGGTCCCTTCAGGAGAGGAGACAAAGGCCCTGTGTGGTATGTACCCCCCTCCCCAGGACAGTTTTTTCCAGCACAAAGGCTGTACTGTAAAGCTGGGCCCTCTAACCAGTGGCGGTGGCACAGGGTTGGGAGGGGGCTTAAGGAATGGCCCTGGGTCCAGAGTGGTGGGGGTATGGGGGGGGGCGAGTAGGGGGCTAGGCAAGACAATCCAGCAGGGCCCATGGGAACACCCAGGTCCCAGAACAGGTCTGGTCTCTCCTCTGGCCTCCTTCCCATCTGTCCTGCAG is drawn from Canis lupus baileyi chromosome 11, mCanLup2.hap1, whole genome shotgun sequence and contains these coding sequences:
- the LGALS2 gene encoding galectin-2 isoform X1; the protein is MSGKFEVMNMDMKLGGTLKIKGKIAGDADGFVINLGQGSDKLNLHFNPRFHESVIVCNSRDGNWGQEQRDKHMCFSPGSEVKFTVTFENDGFKVKLPDGHQLTFPNRLGHSHLSYLGVQGGLKVSSFKIE
- the LGALS2 gene encoding galectin-2 isoform X2, yielding MNMDMKLGGTLKIKGKIAGDADGFVINLGQGSDKLNLHFNPRFHESVIVCNSRDGNWGQEQRDKHMCFSPGSEVKFTVTFENDGFKVKLPDGHQLTFPNRLGHSHLSYLGVQGGLKVSSFKIE